In Streptomyces sp. NBC_00448, the following are encoded in one genomic region:
- a CDS encoding tyrosinase family protein has product MNQRNLTSDQRSRFVQAVLQLKRNGGYDKYVKLHTQYFSADGETGLRVAHMAPTFFPWHRQFLLVFEHELRMIDPDVTIPYWDWTVDRSETSALWEADFMGGNGRSSDGQVMTGPFAYQGGNWPITFGVTREKYLTRDMGRPDRPIVLPTAAEVDDALKIATYDTAPWNSAPSTQGLRNKMEGWVVSDAKGGYLHNRVHQWVGGHMTGGSSPNDPIFWLHHAFIDLIWTRWQRLHPKSGFLPAKPLSAGDPEHGRVISLTEPMPPFNVKPSVVLDHRKYYTYE; this is encoded by the coding sequence ATGAACCAGCGGAATCTGACCAGCGACCAGCGCTCGCGCTTCGTGCAGGCCGTGCTGCAGCTCAAGCGGAACGGCGGGTACGACAAATACGTCAAACTCCACACCCAGTACTTCAGCGCGGACGGCGAGACCGGGCTGCGGGTGGCGCACATGGCCCCGACGTTCTTCCCCTGGCACCGGCAGTTCCTGCTGGTCTTCGAGCACGAACTGCGGATGATCGACCCCGACGTCACCATCCCGTACTGGGACTGGACCGTGGACCGCTCCGAGACGTCGGCACTGTGGGAAGCGGACTTCATGGGCGGCAACGGCCGCTCCAGCGACGGGCAGGTGATGACCGGCCCGTTCGCCTACCAGGGCGGCAACTGGCCGATCACCTTCGGTGTCACGCGGGAGAAGTATCTGACCCGCGACATGGGCCGCCCGGACCGGCCGATCGTGCTGCCGACCGCCGCCGAGGTCGATGACGCGCTGAAGATCGCGACGTACGACACCGCGCCGTGGAACTCCGCGCCGAGCACGCAGGGGCTGCGCAACAAGATGGAGGGGTGGGTGGTCAGCGACGCCAAGGGCGGCTACCTGCACAACCGGGTGCACCAGTGGGTCGGCGGGCACATGACCGGCGGGTCCTCGCCGAACGACCCGATCTTCTGGCTGCACCACGCCTTCATCGACCTGATCTGGACCCGCTGGCAGCGGCTGCACCCGAAGTCCGGCTTCCTGCCGGCCAAGCCGCTGAGCGCCGGCGACCCCGAGCACGGCCGGGTGATCAGCCTCACCGAGCCGATGCCCCCGTTCAACGTGAAGCCGTCGGTGGTACTGGACCACCGCAAGTACTACACCTACGAGTGA
- a CDS encoding DUF5949 family protein: protein MSQTNTASASSLQSRLGTLVVIPWAGSHEDGQDTPFLLAYSLGDGVDGPAAGQEAVLEAAEEIGLPVGGAILDVAQAPKVKVGLLVEGGKAVLTMPYLKVTCPVPEQWTAAARARTSVYVILASRPWPEAVPGTEVTEEELRAFAADEEVLGSAAHFTVPVGSLRG from the coding sequence ATGAGCCAGACCAATACCGCGTCCGCGTCGTCACTCCAGAGCCGGCTGGGCACCCTCGTGGTGATCCCGTGGGCCGGCAGCCACGAGGACGGCCAGGACACCCCGTTCCTGCTGGCCTACTCCCTCGGCGACGGGGTGGACGGCCCGGCGGCCGGGCAGGAGGCGGTGCTCGAGGCAGCCGAGGAGATCGGGTTGCCGGTGGGCGGCGCGATCCTGGACGTCGCGCAGGCTCCGAAGGTGAAGGTGGGGCTGCTCGTGGAGGGCGGCAAGGCGGTGCTGACGATGCCTTACCTGAAGGTGACCTGCCCGGTGCCGGAGCAGTGGACGGCCGCGGCCCGCGCCCGCACGTCGGTCTACGTGATCCTGGCCAGCCGCCCGTGGCCCGAGGCGGTCCCGGGCACCGAGGTCACCGAGGAGGAGCTGCGCGCGTTCGCCGCCGACGAGGAGGTGCTGGGCAGCGCGGCCCACTTCACGGTTCCGGTGGGCAGCCTGCGCGGCTGA
- a CDS encoding J-domain-containing protein yields the protein MTERKPPGVSFETWADRQIREAEERGDFANLPGRGKPLASLNTPYDELWWVKGKMQREGLSFLPPSLVLRKEAEDAIAAVAEARSEQRVRQIIAAVNEKIEAAIRRPPQGPPLNLRPFDVEQVVAEWRERRAGEGGTGDGGTGDGRGPAD from the coding sequence ATGACCGAACGCAAGCCGCCAGGAGTCTCCTTCGAGACCTGGGCCGACCGGCAGATCCGCGAGGCGGAGGAGCGCGGCGACTTCGCGAACCTGCCCGGCCGCGGGAAGCCGCTCGCCTCGCTGAACACCCCCTACGACGAACTGTGGTGGGTCAAGGGCAAGATGCAGCGCGAAGGACTGTCGTTCCTGCCGCCGTCGCTGGTGCTGCGCAAGGAGGCCGAGGACGCGATCGCCGCCGTCGCCGAGGCGCGCTCCGAGCAGCGGGTGCGGCAGATCATCGCGGCCGTCAACGAGAAGATCGAGGCCGCGATCCGCCGCCCGCCGCAGGGACCGCCGCTGAACCTGCGCCCGTTCGACGTCGAGCAGGTCGTGGCCGAGTGGCGCGAGCGCCGCGCGGGCGAAGGAGGCACGGGCGACGGGGGTACGGGCGACGGGCGGGGGCCCGCGGACTGA
- a CDS encoding tyrosinase family oxidase copper chaperone — MPSRRRVLRTGLIAAAAVSGTAAGLRPMLAAGQPTSRAAAAQGAGGQDGKGAVPGADGDGSDSLLDEVASPLFDEVYRGRRIQGFPSGDPSGLLLLVDGRPLGAMRRYDGSFVSMANHFQPYPTPLATARGAVDVIGSAELADAAAAHHH, encoded by the coding sequence ATGCCGTCACGCAGAAGAGTGCTCAGGACGGGGCTGATCGCCGCGGCCGCCGTGTCGGGCACCGCGGCCGGGCTGCGTCCGATGCTCGCCGCCGGGCAGCCGACCTCGCGCGCCGCCGCCGCGCAGGGCGCCGGCGGGCAGGACGGGAAGGGGGCCGTACCGGGGGCGGACGGCGACGGATCGGATTCCCTGCTGGACGAGGTGGCTTCGCCGCTGTTCGACGAGGTCTACCGCGGCCGCCGCATCCAGGGCTTCCCCTCGGGCGATCCCAGCGGCCTGCTGCTGCTGGTCGACGGGCGTCCGCTGGGCGCCATGCGCCGGTACGACGGCAGCTTCGTCAGCATGGCCAACCACTTCCAGCCGTATCCGACGCCGCTGGCCACCGCCCGGGGCGCGGTCGACGTCATCGGGAGCGCCGAGCTGGCCGACGCGGCCGCCGCGCACCATCACTGA
- a CDS encoding glycoside hydrolase family 26 protein, with the protein MAERHHWWVRGSVAAATAAVLLSGVAATALGDDSAGRLLGLPAHGNPVAVPLPSASGTATRTPSVPTGAPAASAGGLPPMGAFTDSGSKGVQSLGGLENWLGGTQVNVGHTYLPGDNWDSIEGDDDLLQPWAAWTRAEPGRLFVLNVPMQADNEGHVSDDQVRDLIEQGASGAFDAHFTKLARRLVRLGVPDTVIVLGWEMNGTTYTHRCGPDPAGWKAYWNRVVTAMRAVPGQHFRFDFAPNRGRDAIAWTACYPGDSTVDVIGMDSYDQPPGTDFHEQVTEPYGLQAQVDFAAAHRKAISYPEWGLFRNGDDADYMSLMLTWIITHHPLYQTITDYCPHGVWQCDQNPNASKVYRALLFGRKIATPASAAPGPAPTHGTGSTGTAPTSLPVETCVPMPLSEVMKQSYASGQVCVRLKPRRSAPAAPAAPAPPAATPSPGPTSAL; encoded by the coding sequence ATGGCCGAGCGACACCACTGGTGGGTGCGGGGGAGCGTCGCGGCGGCCACGGCCGCGGTGCTGCTGTCCGGGGTGGCGGCGACCGCGCTCGGCGACGACTCCGCCGGGCGGCTGCTCGGTCTGCCCGCCCACGGGAACCCGGTGGCCGTCCCCCTGCCGTCCGCGTCGGGCACGGCGACCCGCACCCCTTCCGTCCCGACGGGCGCACCCGCGGCCTCGGCCGGTGGGCTGCCGCCGATGGGCGCCTTCACCGACTCCGGCAGCAAGGGCGTCCAGAGCCTCGGCGGGCTGGAGAACTGGCTCGGCGGCACCCAGGTGAACGTCGGCCACACCTACCTGCCGGGCGACAACTGGGACAGCATCGAGGGCGACGACGACCTGCTCCAGCCGTGGGCCGCGTGGACCCGCGCCGAGCCCGGCCGGCTGTTCGTGCTCAACGTGCCGATGCAGGCCGACAACGAGGGCCACGTCTCCGACGACCAGGTGCGCGACCTGATCGAGCAGGGCGCGAGCGGCGCCTTCGACGCGCACTTCACCAAGCTCGCCCGGCGGCTGGTCCGGCTCGGCGTCCCCGACACCGTGATCGTGCTCGGCTGGGAGATGAACGGCACCACCTACACCCACCGCTGCGGCCCGGACCCCGCGGGCTGGAAGGCGTACTGGAACCGGGTTGTCACCGCCATGCGCGCCGTGCCCGGCCAGCACTTCCGCTTCGACTTCGCCCCCAACCGCGGCCGGGACGCGATCGCCTGGACCGCGTGCTACCCCGGCGACTCCACCGTCGACGTCATCGGCATGGACTCCTACGACCAGCCGCCCGGCACCGACTTCCACGAGCAGGTCACCGAGCCGTACGGCCTCCAGGCCCAGGTCGACTTCGCCGCCGCGCACCGGAAGGCGATCTCCTACCCGGAGTGGGGCCTGTTCAGGAACGGCGACGACGCCGACTACATGAGCCTGATGCTCACCTGGATCATCACCCACCACCCGCTCTACCAGACGATCACCGACTACTGCCCGCACGGCGTCTGGCAGTGCGACCAGAACCCCAACGCGTCGAAGGTGTACCGGGCGCTGCTCTTCGGCCGGAAGATCGCCACACCCGCGTCCGCGGCCCCCGGCCCGGCCCCCACCCATGGCACCGGTTCCACCGGCACCGCGCCCACGTCCCTGCCCGTCGAGACCTGCGTGCCGATGCCGCTCAGCGAGGTGATGAAGCAGTCCTACGCCAGCGGGCAGGTGTGCGTACGGCTCAAGCCGCGCAGATCGGCGCCGGCTGCCCCCGCGGCTCCCGCTCCGCCCGCGGCCACCCCGTCCCCCGGGCCGACCAGCGCGCTGTGA
- a CDS encoding chaplin: MSRIAKAAALTAAAGAALAAGAGVASADAGAGAAAVGSPGVVSGNVVQVPVHVPVNLCGNTVDVIGLLNPTFGNQCENDSSHGDSTGGNGGGQY; the protein is encoded by the coding sequence ATGTCGCGTATCGCGAAGGCCGCGGCCCTCACCGCCGCCGCAGGTGCCGCGCTGGCCGCTGGTGCGGGTGTGGCTTCGGCCGACGCCGGTGCCGGAGCCGCTGCGGTCGGTTCGCCGGGTGTCGTGTCCGGCAACGTCGTCCAGGTGCCCGTGCACGTTCCGGTCAACCTCTGCGGCAACACCGTGGACGTCATCGGCCTGCTCAACCCGACGTTCGGCAACCAGTGCGAGAACGACTCCTCGCACGGTGACAGCACCGGGGGCAACGGCGGCGGCCAGTACTGA
- a CDS encoding GNAT family N-acetyltransferase: protein MEGPDTAAPPAAARPPHPRSAADAAGAPDPLGTLAVRICRDPDEFAALAPEWTRLHRGCPRATPFQSHAWLHSWWLSYGRRGRLRVVLVRRGGNGGSEEGRREGELVGAVALMRTYRPLPALVPLGGAITDYSDVLIAPGTAGADTDADAERGEDRADRTSDGARRGDPVAAALVLGMRRAARGGVVDLREVPAGAAAERVYARWPGPKRRLADSECLELPGGPMTGLIARVGSSRGQRIRAHLRKIDASGIEEHDVPAADVPAAIGTILRLHTAQWEGRGVTPEHLRPRFAAHLGRACARMTESGEARLTEFRIGGEVVAANLTVLSPTLAGGYLYGADFAALHSAKVDLNTLLMRHGARLTTAGDRPVLSMMRGAEPHKAHWRPLSAPNSRLLLGTRRALPSLLARRALTAARARLREVRRRRRR from the coding sequence GTGGAAGGCCCCGACACCGCGGCGCCGCCGGCCGCCGCCCGCCCGCCGCACCCCAGAAGCGCGGCGGACGCGGCCGGTGCGCCCGACCCGCTCGGCACACTCGCCGTGCGCATCTGCCGCGACCCCGACGAGTTCGCCGCGCTCGCGCCCGAGTGGACCCGGCTGCACCGCGGTTGCCCGCGCGCCACCCCGTTCCAGAGCCACGCCTGGCTGCACTCCTGGTGGCTGTCGTACGGGCGGCGGGGACGGCTGCGGGTCGTCCTGGTCCGGCGCGGCGGGAACGGCGGCAGTGAAGAGGGCCGCCGGGAGGGCGAGTTGGTGGGCGCGGTCGCGCTGATGCGCACCTACCGCCCGCTGCCCGCGCTCGTGCCGCTCGGCGGCGCCATCACGGACTACTCCGACGTGCTCATCGCCCCCGGCACCGCGGGAGCAGACACCGACGCGGACGCCGAACGCGGCGAGGACCGCGCGGACCGTACGAGTGACGGCGCCCGGCGCGGCGACCCGGTGGCCGCCGCCCTCGTCCTCGGGATGCGCCGGGCCGCCCGGGGCGGGGTCGTGGACCTGCGCGAGGTGCCGGCGGGCGCGGCGGCCGAGCGGGTGTACGCCCGGTGGCCCGGCCCCAAGCGGCGGCTCGCCGACTCCGAGTGCCTGGAGCTGCCCGGCGGGCCCATGACCGGCCTGATCGCCCGGGTGGGCAGCTCGCGCGGCCAGCGCATCCGCGCCCATCTGCGCAAGATCGACGCCTCGGGCATCGAGGAACACGACGTGCCCGCCGCCGACGTGCCCGCCGCCATCGGCACGATACTGCGGCTGCACACCGCCCAGTGGGAGGGCCGGGGCGTCACCCCCGAGCACCTGCGCCCCCGCTTCGCCGCCCATCTCGGCCGCGCCTGCGCCCGGATGACCGAGTCCGGCGAGGCCCGGCTCACCGAGTTCCGGATCGGCGGCGAGGTGGTCGCCGCGAACCTCACCGTCCTGTCACCGACCCTGGCCGGCGGCTACCTCTACGGCGCCGACTTCGCCGCCCTGCACTCGGCGAAGGTCGACCTCAACACCCTGCTGATGCGGCACGGCGCCCGCCTCACCACGGCCGGCGACCGCCCCGTCCTCAGCATGATGCGGGGCGCCGAACCGCACAAAGCCCACTGGCGCCCGCTCTCGGCCCCCAACTCCCGGCTCCTGCTGGGCACCCGCCGCGCCCTGCCGTCCCTCCTGGCCCGCCGGGCCCTGACCGCGGCCCGGGCCCGGCTGCGGGAGGTACGCCGCAGGCGCCGGCGGTAG
- a CDS encoding lipopolysaccharide biosynthesis protein, with protein MTRTDDINDPQDRGRRTPRRAVPRWLPLPLGIGIGLLGGIGYGLVATPQYAATSYVMVVPRQGTDSPTALGFAQAYGRIVTGSAVLAGAQAATHTAAGDLKSHVQAATSPDAPMISVTGSSSKAGTAASIANGVARSLAATGNRDADSTGVRLLLFSPAAAPAAPSSPSAALSGAVGASAGGLLGALVLLVRPRREEDAAHPARTPLPSPSAAPSASASPSSSEPRPERAAV; from the coding sequence GTGACCCGCACGGACGACATCAACGACCCGCAGGACCGCGGGCGGCGCACGCCGCGACGCGCGGTGCCGCGCTGGCTGCCCCTGCCGCTCGGCATCGGCATCGGCCTGCTCGGCGGCATCGGGTACGGCCTGGTGGCCACCCCGCAGTACGCCGCGACCAGTTACGTGATGGTCGTACCGCGGCAGGGCACCGACTCGCCGACCGCGCTCGGCTTCGCCCAGGCGTACGGCCGGATCGTCACCGGCTCCGCGGTGCTGGCCGGCGCGCAGGCCGCCACCCACACCGCCGCCGGGGACCTGAAGAGCCATGTCCAGGCGGCGACGTCGCCGGACGCCCCGATGATCTCGGTCACCGGCAGCTCGTCCAAGGCCGGCACCGCCGCCTCCATCGCCAACGGTGTGGCCCGCTCGCTGGCCGCCACCGGCAACCGCGACGCGGACAGCACCGGCGTCCGCCTGCTCCTCTTCTCGCCCGCCGCCGCGCCCGCCGCGCCGTCCTCCCCGTCGGCGGCGCTGTCCGGCGCGGTCGGCGCGAGCGCGGGCGGGCTGCTCGGCGCGCTCGTCCTCCTGGTCCGGCCCAGGCGCGAGGAGGACGCCGCCCACCCGGCCCGCACCCCGCTCCCGTCGCCGTCCGCCGCCCCGTCCGCCTCCGCTTCGCCGTCCTCGTCCGAGCCCCGGCCCGAGCGGGCGGCGGTGTGA